In Terriglobus aquaticus, the genomic window CGAAACAACATAACTATCTCCATTTCTGTGGGGGAAGAAATCAGCGCCCGCGAGGGTTTGCGGGACGGCATCGGATCGTCACTGTAGCGGAGACGGGCTCATGATCCCGCCCCCAGTCCAAAGCGCGTTGGGGCCGCGCTCCAGGTGATAGCTCTTGCCTAACGTGCGGTCGTACAGCTCGCCGTAGTTGCCGACCGCCGCGATGACCGGCACGGCCCAATCACTGGACAGCCCAAGTGCCTGTCCCACCGAACGATCCGAGCCCAACAGACGGCGCGCCGCCAGATCGGTTCGCCTGGTCGCGTCGTTCACGTTGCCCTGGGTAATGCCGAGAGCCTCGGCTTCGACCAGCGCGCTCAGGGTCATGTCGACCAGCAGTGCAAACTGCGGATCGCCGGAGTGGTACGCCGGCGCAACGGGCTCAAGACCGAACCGCTCGGGCAGGAAGACAAATTCTGGTGCGCTGGCGGGAAAGTCAGCCCGCGATTCGGCCAGGCGTGACTCCATGGCCGTACCCGCAGCGCAGTGCGCCACGGCGACCGACGCGTCCATCTCGCCTTGCTCGGAGTGTGCCTGCAGGCCATAGGTGATCTTGCGATCGCTCATGTAGTCACGCAGCCGCTGCTCGGCCGGGGTCAGGTTCATTGCACAGATCAGGTTGTCGCGCAGGTCCTCAACGGTCTTGAAGTGTGCCGCCGCAGGCACCATGAAGCGCTGCGTGTCATAGAAGACCGGGTGACCGAAGGTGACGCCATACTGCATGGCCGCCTCGGCCGACGGGGATAGGCCGACCACCAGATGGACCTGCAAATCTTTCAGCGCCTGCAGCGCTTCCGCCTCGGCGGGAAAGGTACGCACTTCGACCGGAGCCTTGGGCCCCAGCACGGCGACCGCGACGGCCTCGCAGAAGCCCTTGCCCAGAGATGACAGGTCGCCGTGTTCTCCCTGGCCATCCCAGTCGTCGGTGGCTTCGACCACGCCACAGACCAGGCGGCCGGCGTTGTGAATTGCCGGCACGATCGCAAGCGCGCTTCCCTGTTTATTGAAGGGCGCGGGTACATTCGAAGCCGCTGCGGACGCGGGCGCTGCGGTTGATACGGCGGACGTCTTCTTCGCAACCGGCTGAGCGGTTGCGCATATACCGGTCAGTGCAAGAACAAGGGGAAGATAGCGGAGCATGGTCTCTCGAGCGGGGTTGTGGAGAGGCAGGACGATGTGATCGTCCTGCCCTCCTCGTTTGCTGGCGTGTGGCTTGCGCGGCCTGGGGTGAGCGGTTGCGCTCTTACGGAACCCAGGTCGTCGAAGTCGGTGTTCCCGGCGACTGTGATGGCCGCGGGTTCACGTCCAGCGGATACGGGTCGGTAGGGATTCCCGCCTGGTATGCCGCCGCGGAGACGAAGTCCGTGGGCAGCACACCGATGGCCTGGCAAGCACCGTTGGTGTAGCCGTTCGGAGAAAAGCCAGCGGTTGCCAGGTGCGGCAGCGTGTTGATCTGCATTGGCGAGAACGAGGCCACCAAGGGGTCGATTGGCGAGTTGTTCTGCATGCGCGCGTAGTCGAACGCTTCCGTCAGATCGCCCAAGGCATTGTTGGGATCGTCGGATGGCCCGAGGTTTGCTTGGCCGAGGTTCGCCTGCCCCAGAGCACGCGCATGCGCCTCGTCGGGCAGGTTCGCCAGCGGTACCAAGTTGTAGAGCTCGTCGATGAACTTGATCAGAGAACCGTGCTCGCTGTACTGGTGCGAGATGCTTCCCTGCAGCGACCACGGCGAGATCACCAGTGTTGGAATGCGCGGACCCGCGTCCAGAATGCTACCGTCGGCCAGCACCGTACGCGGCTTCACCTGCTCGTGATCGTAGAAGCCATCCGTCTCGTCATACGTGATGATGATGGCGCTCTGGCTCCAGTAGGGGCTGGCCGCGATGGCACTGATCGCCTGCGCCGCAAACCCTTCACTAATCTGGTGGTCCGAGTACGCCGGGTGATCGTCGTTACCGATGAAGGCGTGCTGAATGCCAGGCGTGGGATCAACCGGCACCAGGCCCTGGTTGTTGCTGTAACCGCCGCGCAGGTAGAAGACTCCACCGGTGTTCGGCAGCGTCCGGTTGTTGACGGCGCTGAGGAAGTCCGCGGCGCCGTGCAGGTTGTTGTTGAGCACCTTGGTGTTGTCGGCCAGGTAGCCGAAGTACTGCGGTCCGTTGTGGTGCAACACGTAGCCGGTGTACAGGCCGGGGTTGTTGGTCGGGTTCGGTGTGCCGGTGCCCTGCGGTTCGTACGGGTCGGGCGCGTCGTTGCCGTTGAAGCCCTGCTGGTACCAGCCCCACGGCACGGCCTGGTTCTTCGCCGCGATGGTAAACACGTCGTGCTGCACGTCGGCGAGGTCGGCCTTGGGGTTCTGGTCCGCCTGAATCGTCTGACCGATCGTCTGCCCCATGAACGACAGCGGCAGCGTGGCAAACGTCAGGTTCAGCGAGGGGTTTGAGGCGCTCTCGTCGAAGTTATAGGGCGGCTTGACGGCGCTGGGATCCTTCAGCGATCCGGGGAACGGTCCCGGGTCCGCGATGATCGGCACATAGGCGTTGCTGTTGCCAGTGGGACCGGAGTACGTCGCGCCCTTCACGTTGGGGAAGGCAGGATTTGCATAGGTGATGGTTGGTGCTTCGTTCGGGTGCTCCGCCCACTGGGTCTCTCCGCTCTGGCCGGCGATGATGGCAATCGCGTTCGGTGTCGAGGGGCCGACGGTCGTCTGGTGGAAGTTGTCGAACAGAACGAAGTTCTTCGCCCATGACCACATGAACGGGATGGTGTCGCAGTCCAGATGGCTCAGGTCGGTCTCAGCCTGCTGCTTCTGCGCCAGAGTTACGGAGGTCGGTGCCGCGCCGTTCGACTTCACGATGTTGCCGTTCGCGTCGGTGGTCAGGCCTTCCTGGTTCATCGCGTAACGGTCGTTCGCTGCGACGGTGCCGTTCAGGTGCAGATCGTTGGCCATGCCCTGGTGGCTGTGATCCACGCTGACCAGGTCAGCCGGATAGATCTGCCGCTGCGCGCCGCCGCTGCCGTATCCGCCTACCTGCACTGCCTGCGGCATCAGGAAGGGCGTCTGCGTCACGGTGTTTAGCGACGTATCCAGGTAACGCTGGGTGAAGTTAGCCGTCTGGTTCGCGGCAGTAAGTCCGGCGGGCGCGGAATACAAGCCGTTCGCACCGGGGAAGGTACCGAAGAAATGGTCGAACGACTCGTTCTCATGGAAGATCACGAACACGTACTTCACATGCGTCTGCAGCAGAGCGATCTTCTGCTGCAGGGTCAGTTGCGGCTGCGGTGAAGCCTGCGTTGCTGCGGGCGGCAAAGGAGCCGCACTGACAATCCCTGTGCTGTTGGCGACGAGTGCCGCCATGCCGACTGTGGACAAAGCTTTCCTGAACCAAATGCGCCCTGACATTCTCTCTCTGCTCCTGTTTGCCGGATCAAGTGAGATCAGTAGCGCATGAGCCTCGTGCGCCTTCAATGGGACAGGCCCATTCCGAACGCTGAATTCACCAGCATTTGACACGCAGCGAAAGACCAACAAACGGTTGACTTCAGCAATTCACGCTTTGTCGTCTCGCTGCGACAGCATAGGTTCGCAGTCGATGTACAGTGCGCTCCGTCGTAGCGCGATTGCGTGGGGCGCAACGGGCGGCGGGAACAGGCGTATGCTATCCGGAAGCGTGCGGCGTCTAATACCGCAGTGCGTTCTGCCGCTTTTGCCTGAGGTGCCGTTTCTGTGCCCAAATCGTTGAAGATTTCGTTACTTGCCGTCTCTGCCGCGCTGCTGTTGACCGTGTTTCTGGGCGCGAACCTGAGCGGGGTCCACGCCGCCACCGGATCCGATAAAGAAGGCGCGTACCGTCAGATCCACGTGTACGGCGAGGTCCTGCAGCACATCCAGTCGGACTACGTGGAAGAGCCAAAGATGGCGGTGGTCACCACGGGCGCCCTGCGCGGCCTGGTGGAAACGCTCGATTCCAGCTCCAGCTACATGCCGGCGGACGAGTACAAGCTGTACAAGGCCAACGTGTTCGGCAAAGGCACGCTGGGCATGACGGTGGCCAAGCGCGGCTACTATGCCGTGATCGTCAGCACCGTGAACGGCGGCCCCGCGGACAAGGCCGGCTTGAACGACGGCGACGTGATCGAATCCATCGGCGACATTAGCACGCACGACCTGTCCGTTGCCAGCATCCAGAACAAGCTGGCAGGGCAGCCGGGCACCAACGTGACTCTCTTTGTCATCCGTCCCCGTCACTCGCGGCCTGAGAAGATGCAGTTGACGCTGAGCGACCTGCAGCCGGTTCCGGTGGCGGAAACATTCTACGAACAGAACAGCATCCTGTACCTGAAGCCTGCCATCATCGATCGCGACCACGTGCAGCAGATCGAGCAGAAACTGAAGGCCATGAACCGTACCAATACGAAAAAGGTGCTGCTGGATCTGCGGGACGTGTCGACAGGCACTGAGGCGGACGGCCTGCGCCTGGCGAACCTCTTCATCAAGAACGGAACGCTGGCAACGCTGGAAGGGCAGAAGTTCAACCGGCAGACGTTTACGGCCGAGCCGGGCAAATCGGTGAACAGCTCGGCGCCCCTGGTGGCGATCGTGAATCGCGGCACCGCCGGACCTGCGGAGCTGGTGGCCGGCGCACTGCTGGACTCCAAGCGTGCCGACGTGGTGGGCGAGAAGACCTTTGGCCAAGGCAGTGAGTTGAAGACCTTCGAGATGCCGGACGGCTCTGCCGTAATCCTGTCCGTCGCCAAGTACCACACCCCCGCTGGCAAGAAGCTGCAGGACGAGGGCGTAGTGCCGAACATTCTGGTGGCCCAGGACATGGGCGATCAGGCCGCTGCGGGCGCGGACGACGAGGACGAAGACTCGACCGATAGCCAGGTGAGCAATGCCTCGCAGACGGTGAATGCGAGCAAGCCATCGCTGCCTCAGGGCAAGCAGCCGGTGATCGTGGATGAGCAGCTGAATAAGGCGCTGGACATGCTGAAGGGCAAGAACGCCTAAGCCGAAGTGCAGGACGACCAGGAAAATGAGGAAGGCCCGCCAGATCGGCGGGCCTTCTTTTGCGTCATGTACTCCTCAAAGACGCCCCGAACTGGTGCCCGGAGAACAGACTAGGCTAGCCCTCTGACGAACTTCGCAATCATCACCAGAATGAGAGCGGAGGCTCCAAAGACCAGCCGCTGGCGTTCCAGGTAACGTTGCCGCCCCAGCGTCATCGCGCTCAGCAGCGGTACACCCAGCAGGAGACCGCAGATGAAGCCGCCCAGATGCGCCCGGTTGTCGATGTGGATGGGCAGAAAGCTCTGAAAAGCCGACCCGAGCCCGATCAGGAGATTGATCCCGGCGAAGTTGATCACCGAGCGGCGTAGCGCGTGCAGTTCCGCCAGGGGAACGCCGCCGCGGCCGTTGCGTGGCTCAGCCAGCCGACGGTTCGACAGCAGGACAATCAGGATGCCGGCAATGCCAAATACAGCGCCGGACGCGCCGGCACCCACGATGCCGTAGTTGCGAAACCAGACGTCTGTGGCCACCGACAGCAGGTTCCCCGCCGCTCCGGTCAGCAGGTAAACCGAGATCATGCCGAAAAAGCCCAGCAGCGGTTCGCCCAGGAGCCCCAGGTTCCACAGGCACCACATGTTGGTCAGCAGGTGAACCATTCCCACGTGCACGAACATGGCGGTCAGGATGCGCCACCATTGCCCTCCCAGGACGACAAACTCGGCGTTGTTGGCGCCGAAACGGATCAACTGATACTCCGTGGGAGATTGCGCGCTTACCCCGTGCAGGACCATCCACAGGAAAACGGCGATGTTCGCTGCCAGGAGGACGTAGGTGGCTGGCGCTCGGAGAAAGCGCTCCACCCGGAAGGAGGCTTGCCGGCGGCCGGGTAGTTGCTGGGGCGCTGTGACCGGCTGGCCGGTAGGGTAGGTGGGGACGGGAGCAGCGAAGCCGCTAAACTCGCGTTCCGGCACGGCCGATTCGGGGTGGCCCGGTTCCGATGAGTTCAGGGAGTTCACGCTTATCCGGCTCGGATGCGAAAGTTCGCGCTGCGGAGGCCCGAATGGCCTACAGCCGCTGCCGGCCGGTTGCCAGGCGACGCTGCTGCACGGTGTTGTGGATCAGCATGGGCGCAGGCGTCATGAGAGCGACCATGATCCACAGCAGCAGGCTGAAGAGCAGACCGCCGAGCGCGACCGTCTGCAGCGTGACCGCAAACGAGAGGTGGGCGGTGTGCAGGCTGGCCAAGGCGGTCTGGCCCCAAGGCGCGCGGTGAATAATCGCGGTGGCCAGCAGGAAGGCGAAGAAGCTGAGCGTAAAGAGCGCCAGCAGCACCACATCGATGGTGCGGTGCAGGCGCTGGCGCGCGCGGCAGTGATAGCAGTCCAGCAAATGTGCTTCGTAGTCAGTGCGCGTTGCGGGCGACACCTCCGACAAGTCATAGCGCCAGCCGGAGAGAATGGTGCCGACCACCTGGTCGTTGCATCCCTCGGGCGTTCCCAGCAGAGCGGCGGTGGCGCTTCGCGCGGCAGCATCCTGCAGATACCCAGCGGGCTTGGCCGTGCTCTGATTCATCGTCACGTCATTCATCTTACGAGAGTTTGACTCTCCAAAGCCAGTCAAGGATGCGGCCCTGGGCCTCTCCGGTGATTCGTTGGTCACAGGCATTTCTAGAGACAAAGGCTCGCGAGCGGCTCTGCCTGCGGTGCCAGCAGGATGCGATTGCCGAGCAGGCTCAGGCGATCGCCCACAGCGGCTTCTGCCGCCCGCCGCGCCAGGTCCGGTTGATTGTTGCTTTCAGACAGGTGAGCCAGCACCACGTAGGCCGCGCCGCCGTCGTAGTCGCGCAACAGAAACTCCGCGCATGCATCGTTGGACAGGTGACCGACCCGGGACAGCACGCGCTGCTTTACGCTCCACGGGTACGGCCCGTCACGCAACATCTCCAGGTCGTGATTCGATTCCAGCAGAAGGATGTCGCAGTTGCGCAGCGCCAGCTTCACGTTGGGCGGCATGTAGCCGAGGTCGGTTGCAAATCCGATGCGCAGCCCCTCCGCCGCGAAGACGAAACCGCAGGGGTCGGCGGCGTCGTGCGGAATGGTGAAGGGTGTGATGTCGATGTCCCCGATCGCCAGATGCCGGCCCGCCTGGAAGTACTCGACGGCCGGCAGGAAGCTGGGATTCTGGCGGATACTCTCCCGCAGAGCCTTGCTGGTGTCCTCGCACAGGTCGTCTTCGGCGGCGGCTGCCAGCGCGCTGGCAGGATCGGTCGTCGCGTCGGGGGTCGTGCTCGCGTTGCCTAGCCTCGGCGGCAGATCGGGCAGCCTTTCCGCCTCCGCATGAACGTGGACGGCGCTCGCCGCCAGCGGTTCCCCATGCTCCGCGGCAGAAGCGACGAACTCTGGAATCTCACCAGTCGGAGCGTCGCTCAGGAAGAAATGATCGTCCGGCGCGTCGTTCAGCACCCCGGGCATGGTGGCAATCTGATGAGCCAGTGCCTGCGCTTCGAGCCGTTCCTGCTTCTCGCGACGCTGCTGCTCCAGCCACTGCTTGTAGCTGACGGTGGTCTTGGGGGTCATCTGGCGCACCCAAGCGCGATGCGTCTGCTCGGTAAAGTACACCGGAATGTTCAGCTTACGCGCCAGCACCGGGAGTCCACTGACGTGGTCGGCGTGCTCGTGCGTGATCAGAATGGCGTCCAGGCCGGACGGATCTTCGCCCACCTGGTGCATGCGCCGCATCAATTCGCGGCACGAAAGGCCAGCGTCAACTAAAATGCGAGTGCGCGAGGAGGCGATTACAGCGCTATTGCCTTTGGACCCCGAGGCGAGCACTGTCATCCGCATCATTGGGCTAGTTTACTGAAGAGTAACGTGGAAAAGCGAACCAGGATCAGTGCTTCCCAGGCACATTTACGCCTAATCGTTGCTGCGCAGCGGCGCCAGGAACTTGACTGTGCTCTTCATCACCACCTCATCCCGCTGGTTGAGCGTAAGCGTGTAGATGGTGACCAGGCCCAGCTCCGGGCGATTCTTGCTGCGCCGCAAGCCGATGACCTCCGTCTCCGTGCGGAGCTGATCGTTGGGGCGCACCGGTTCGGTCCATCGAATCTCCTCGACACCGGCGCCGATCATGCCGCCGTGGACGCGGATCGTGTCCACACGCATGCGCATGACGATAGCCGCAGTGAGCCAGCCGCTGGCCGCTAGGCCTCTGAAGAAGCTGCTCTTACCCGCGTTCTCGTCCAGGTGGAACGGCTGCGGGTCGTACTTCTCGGCGAATTCCATGATTTCCTTGGCGGACACGCGCACCGGCTCGGCAGACTGGAACTTCTGACCCAGGTGGA contains:
- a CDS encoding rhomboid family intramembrane serine protease, whose translation is MNSLNSSEPGHPESAVPEREFSGFAAPVPTYPTGQPVTAPQQLPGRRQASFRVERFLRAPATYVLLAANIAVFLWMVLHGVSAQSPTEYQLIRFGANNAEFVVLGGQWWRILTAMFVHVGMVHLLTNMWCLWNLGLLGEPLLGFFGMISVYLLTGAAGNLLSVATDVWFRNYGIVGAGASGAVFGIAGILIVLLSNRRLAEPRNGRGGVPLAELHALRRSVINFAGINLLIGLGSAFQSFLPIHIDNRAHLGGFICGLLLGVPLLSAMTLGRQRYLERQRLVFGASALILVMIAKFVRGLA
- a CDS encoding alkaline phosphatase family protein — translated: MSTVGMAALVANSTGIVSAAPLPPAATQASPQPQLTLQQKIALLQTHVKYVFVIFHENESFDHFFGTFPGANGLYSAPAGLTAANQTANFTQRYLDTSLNTVTQTPFLMPQAVQVGGYGSGGAQRQIYPADLVSVDHSHQGMANDLHLNGTVAANDRYAMNQEGLTTDANGNIVKSNGAAPTSVTLAQKQQAETDLSHLDCDTIPFMWSWAKNFVLFDNFHQTTVGPSTPNAIAIIAGQSGETQWAEHPNEAPTITYANPAFPNVKGATYSGPTGNSNAYVPIIADPGPFPGSLKDPSAVKPPYNFDESASNPSLNLTFATLPLSFMGQTIGQTIQADQNPKADLADVQHDVFTIAAKNQAVPWGWYQQGFNGNDAPDPYEPQGTGTPNPTNNPGLYTGYVLHHNGPQYFGYLADNTKVLNNNLHGAADFLSAVNNRTLPNTGGVFYLRGGYSNNQGLVPVDPTPGIQHAFIGNDDHPAYSDHQISEGFAAQAISAIAASPYWSQSAIIITYDETDGFYDHEQVKPRTVLADGSILDAGPRIPTLVISPWSLQGSISHQYSEHGSLIKFIDELYNLVPLANLPDEAHARALGQANLGQANLGPSDDPNNALGDLTEAFDYARMQNNSPIDPLVASFSPMQINTLPHLATAGFSPNGYTNGACQAIGVLPTDFVSAAAYQAGIPTDPYPLDVNPRPSQSPGTPTSTTWVP
- a CDS encoding MBL fold metallo-hydrolase, producing the protein MMRMTVLASGSKGNSAVIASSRTRILVDAGLSCRELMRRMHQVGEDPSGLDAILITHEHADHVSGLPVLARKLNIPVYFTEQTHRAWVRQMTPKTTVSYKQWLEQQRREKQERLEAQALAHQIATMPGVLNDAPDDHFFLSDAPTGEIPEFVASAAEHGEPLAASAVHVHAEAERLPDLPPRLGNASTTPDATTDPASALAAAAEDDLCEDTSKALRESIRQNPSFLPAVEYFQAGRHLAIGDIDITPFTIPHDAADPCGFVFAAEGLRIGFATDLGYMPPNVKLALRNCDILLLESNHDLEMLRDGPYPWSVKQRVLSRVGHLSNDACAEFLLRDYDGGAAYVVLAHLSESNNQPDLARRAAEAAVGDRLSLLGNRILLAPQAEPLASLCL
- a CDS encoding S41 family peptidase produces the protein MPKSLKISLLAVSAALLLTVFLGANLSGVHAATGSDKEGAYRQIHVYGEVLQHIQSDYVEEPKMAVVTTGALRGLVETLDSSSSYMPADEYKLYKANVFGKGTLGMTVAKRGYYAVIVSTVNGGPADKAGLNDGDVIESIGDISTHDLSVASIQNKLAGQPGTNVTLFVIRPRHSRPEKMQLTLSDLQPVPVAETFYEQNSILYLKPAIIDRDHVQQIEQKLKAMNRTNTKKVLLDLRDVSTGTEADGLRLANLFIKNGTLATLEGQKFNRQTFTAEPGKSVNSSAPLVAIVNRGTAGPAELVAGALLDSKRADVVGEKTFGQGSELKTFEMPDGSAVILSVAKYHTPAGKKLQDEGVVPNILVAQDMGDQAAAGADDEDEDSTDSQVSNASQTVNASKPSLPQGKQPVIVDEQLNKALDMLKGKNA
- a CDS encoding type 2 periplasmic-binding domain-containing protein, which codes for MLRYLPLVLALTGICATAQPVAKKTSAVSTAAPASAAASNVPAPFNKQGSALAIVPAIHNAGRLVCGVVEATDDWDGQGEHGDLSSLGKGFCEAVAVAVLGPKAPVEVRTFPAEAEALQALKDLQVHLVVGLSPSAEAAMQYGVTFGHPVFYDTQRFMVPAAAHFKTVEDLRDNLICAMNLTPAEQRLRDYMSDRKITYGLQAHSEQGEMDASVAVAHCAAGTAMESRLAESRADFPASAPEFVFLPERFGLEPVAPAYHSGDPQFALLVDMTLSALVEAEALGITQGNVNDATRRTDLAARRLLGSDRSVGQALGLSSDWAVPVIAAVGNYGELYDRTLGKSYHLERGPNALWTGGGIMSPSPLQ